The following proteins are co-located in the Verrucomicrobiota bacterium genome:
- a CDS encoding class I SAM-dependent methyltransferase produces the protein MNTEPGLSGVHDFWNTEACGTHFVEHTADESHFFEQFREYRYRTEWHIPRLVPFAEARGLKVLEIGTGNGAAGVMFALNGAHYTGVDLTEAALEATRRHFAVMGLTRTFKKENAEQLSFPNESFDWVYSHGVLHHTPNTQRAMDEVHRVLKPGGRAIIMLYHKHSFNYFIRIMTFMRLRVLLKILSRARRWNRDKAGASSGPLRGIRGNQDGRVWDVHYSNFLVQG, from the coding sequence ATGAACACCGAACCGGGCCTCTCAGGAGTCCACGACTTTTGGAACACGGAGGCTTGCGGCACGCACTTCGTCGAGCACACGGCGGATGAAAGCCACTTCTTCGAGCAATTCCGCGAATACCGCTACCGCACCGAGTGGCACATTCCGAGGTTGGTTCCATTTGCAGAGGCCAGGGGACTGAAGGTTCTGGAAATCGGCACGGGCAACGGTGCTGCCGGGGTGATGTTTGCCCTCAACGGCGCCCATTACACCGGCGTTGACTTGACGGAAGCGGCACTGGAGGCGACCCGCAGACATTTTGCGGTGATGGGGCTGACAAGGACCTTCAAGAAGGAGAACGCTGAGCAACTCAGCTTCCCAAACGAGAGCTTCGACTGGGTTTACTCCCACGGCGTGTTGCACCACACGCCCAACACCCAACGGGCGATGGATGAAGTCCACCGGGTTCTCAAGCCGGGCGGCCGCGCAATCATCATGCTCTACCACAAGCACAGTTTTAACTATTTCATCCGCATCATGACTTTCATGCGGTTGCGGGTCCTGCTCAAGATTCTCTCACGCGCGAGGCGGTGGAACCGCGACAAGGCTGGAGCCTCCTCCGGACCACTTCGCGGAATCCGCGGGAATCAAGATGGTCGGGTCTGGGATGTTCACTACTCGAATTTCCTCGTGCAAGGCTGA
- a CDS encoding DUF3500 domain-containing protein: MTTRPSPDWDCCPTVSRRDFLKSSVAGTIVAAAGSVPLFKSDTLSAAEKAARAKPETLVTTLHKSLTEAQRKELCFGFDHPLRSAVNNNWHITKQRIGAFLTKDQNQLVKDIFLGLHSPEYADKVYGQVVHDSGKAGFEDSSIALFGEPGTGKFEFVLTGRHCTRRCDGDSVAGAAFGGPIFYGHAAESFNEKADHKGNVYWFQARRANEVFAMLSEKQRDVALLGEPRPEKGNDTVKLTGKTDGLPGIPVRDLSKDQQAHVQKVMADLLAPFRKDDADEAMKLVNKNGFGNLHLAFYKMDDIGGDGVWDIWQIEGPAMLWYFRGAPHVHTWVHIRDQA; the protein is encoded by the coding sequence ATGACTACCCGCCCGTCTCCTGATTGGGACTGCTGCCCCACGGTCAGCCGTCGTGACTTCCTCAAGTCCAGCGTCGCCGGAACGATCGTCGCCGCGGCCGGTTCCGTGCCGCTGTTCAAGAGCGACACGCTCAGCGCCGCCGAGAAGGCGGCGCGCGCGAAACCCGAGACGCTCGTCACGACCCTTCACAAGAGCCTCACCGAGGCGCAACGCAAGGAGCTTTGCTTCGGCTTCGACCATCCGTTGCGCTCGGCAGTGAACAACAACTGGCACATCACCAAGCAAAGGATCGGCGCGTTCCTGACGAAGGACCAGAACCAGCTGGTGAAGGACATCTTCCTGGGGCTGCACAGCCCCGAATACGCGGACAAGGTCTACGGGCAGGTCGTGCACGACTCGGGCAAGGCGGGCTTCGAGGACAGTTCGATCGCGCTCTTCGGCGAACCGGGCACGGGCAAGTTCGAGTTCGTCCTCACCGGCCGCCACTGCACGCGGCGATGCGACGGCGACTCGGTCGCGGGCGCAGCGTTCGGCGGGCCGATCTTCTACGGGCACGCGGCCGAGAGCTTCAACGAAAAGGCCGATCACAAAGGCAACGTCTATTGGTTCCAGGCCAGGCGCGCCAACGAGGTCTTCGCGATGCTCAGCGAAAAGCAGCGCGACGTCGCCCTGCTCGGCGAACCACGGCCGGAAAAAGGCAACGACACCGTCAAGCTCACCGGCAAAACCGACGGCCTGCCCGGCATCCCCGTTCGCGATCTCTCCAAGGACCAGCAGGCGCACGTGCAGAAAGTCATGGCCGACTTGCTCGCGCCGTTCCGCAAGGACGACGCCGACGAGGCGATGAAGCTCGTGAACAAGAACGGCTTTGGCAACCTGCACCTCGCGTTCTACAAGATGGACGACATCGGCGGCGACGGCGTGTGGGACATCTGGCAGATCGAAGGCCCGGCGATGCTCTGGTATTTCCGCGGCGCGCCGCACGTCCACACGTGGGTGCACATCCGCGACCAGGCGTGA